One genomic window of Bombus fervidus isolate BK054 chromosome 14, iyBomFerv1, whole genome shotgun sequence includes the following:
- the Muskelin gene encoding muskelin 1 → MASKESSNFQKVLEFKIYKCSSFSSSYVPENILINKPSDQTSRWSSDIDTYPQFLILKLRFPSIVKTITFGKYEKTHVCNIKKFKIYGSLEPENMMELLENGLKNDSVSETFDLKHILGNEENYFPVRYIKIVPLQSWGPSFNFSIWHVQLNGTDDVNIVKPSMEWFNAYRQKEVIRLCMKHFRKLDQSEVVETLQRVTGVPLEDPRLTGLYDLLVTQGDHLQAECFISNAVMMGLLNDYINAQTYRAVWTKLSFNDGKPGMRGGHQMVLDPTAELLYLFGGWDGNQDLSDLWVYNIASNKWTIICKDTEAVGGPSARSCHKMCLDPDRRQLFTLGKYLDAEYRTPENLKSDFFVYDIESNKWTQISEDTFSVGGPQLIFDHQMSMDVEKRTIYIFGGRVLVSPTCSEDHVMMSSSPEPIFSGLYSYHVPTGTWNRLACDVARPCSNAPTIRSRAGHSMLFHPGLRRLYIFAGQRGKEDLSDFFTYEVDTNHIEQIFNDFGAKDSNHVPAAGFTQRATIDPELGEIYVLSGLSKDKGKRFDSVQNSFWVYSIKNNKWSCIYRNDNVGEKYWSKMQDYEPCPRYAHQLVYDHVKKVHFLFGGNPGRSCLPNLRLDDFWQLKLCRPSHEQILKRCKLLIRKHKFKELALNNSVEALEYLQTKVSEIIDHNDVEQTKEFQLLTSLLFREQNSSLGEATNSNSSDAVLGNFISMDTSSLCYSTTRDIHSLRTELYDKLIEFFPESSTQPRANLIDLLPL, encoded by the exons ATGGCGTCCAAGGAGAGTAGCAATTTTCAAAAAGTTTTGGagttcaaaatttataaatgctCCAGTTTTTCTTCATCCTATGTACCAGA aaatatccTTATAAATAAACCATCAGATCAGACATCGCGCTGGTCTTCCGATATTGACACTTATCCACAG TTTCTTATATTGAAATTGCGATTTCCCTCGATTGTGAAAACAATTACATTTGGTAAATACGAGAAAACACATGTATGTAACATAAAAAAGTTCAAGATATATGGCAGTTTAGAGCCAGAAAACATGATGGAACTTTTAGAAAA tggtttaaaaaatgattcagTATCAGAAACTTTTGATTTGAAACATATATTaggaaatgaagaaaattattttccagttAGGTACATAAAGATTGTTCCATTGCAATCGTGGGGTCCTAGttttaatttctctatttGGCATGTACAACTAAATGGTACTGATGATGTTAATATTGTAAAACCTAGTATGGAATGGTTTAATGCg TATCGCCAAAAAGAAGTTATAAGGCTGTGTATGAAACACTTTAGAAAACTAGATCAGTCTGAAGTTGTAGAAACATTGCAAAGAGTTACTGGTGTTCCACTTGAAGACCCTAGATTGACCGGATTATATGATTTATTGGTTACACAAGGTGACCACTTACAAGCTGAATGCTTCATAAGTAATGCTGTAATGA TGGGTCTTTTAAATGACTATATCAATGCTCAGACTTATAGAGCAGTTTGGACTAAGTTATCATTCAATGATGGTAAACCAGGAATGAGAGGAGGCCACCAAATGGTGCTTGATCCAACTGCAGAACTTCTATATCTTTTTGGGGGGTGGGATGGCAATCAAGACCTTTCAGATTTGTGGGTGTATAATATAGCTTCTAACAAATGGACCATTATATGTAAAGATACGGAAGCTGTG GGTGGTCCAAGCGCGAGATCTTGCCATAAAATGTGCCTTGACCCAGATCGCAGGCAACTGTTTACTCTTGGTAAATACTTGGATGCAGAATATAGAACGCCAGAAAATTTGAAGAGTGATTTTTTTGTATATGATATTGAATCGAACAAATGGACACAAATATCAGAAGACACGTTCTCCGTAGGAGGACCTCAATTAATTTTCGATCATCAAATGTCTATGGATGTTGAAAAACGGACAATTTACATATTTGGCGGTCGTGTTCTTGTATCTCCAACATG TTCCGAAGATCACGTTATGATGTCAAGTTCACCTGAACCCATTTTTTCTGGATTATATTCTTATCATGTACCAACTGGTACCTGGAACAGACTTGCCTGTGACGTTGCAAGACCATGTTCTAACGCACCAACTATTAGATCTAGAGCTGGTCATTCTATGTTGTTTCATCCT GGATTGCGgagattatatattttcgcaGGTCAGAGAGGTAAAGAGGATCTTAGCGATTTTTTTACGTACGAAGTTGATACAAATCACATTGAACagatatttaacgattttgGTGCTAAAGATTCAAATCATGTTCCGGCGGCTGGATTTACGCAAAGAGCCACTATCGACCCTGAATTGGGAGAAATATATGTTCTATCG GGTTTAAGTAAAGACAAAGGTAAAAGATTTGATAGCGTTCAAAATTCTTTTTGGGTGTACAGTATTAAGAACAATAAATGGTCTTGCATTTATCGAAATGACAATGTTGGAGAGAAATATTGGAGTAAAATGCAAGATTATGAACCATGTCCACGATATGCACATCAATTGGTTTATGATCACGTAAAGAAG gttCACTTTTTATTTGGAGGGAATCCTGGTAGATCCTGTCTTCCAAATTTACGTCTCGATGATTTTTGGCAATTAAAATTATGCAGACCGTCTCATGAACAAATCCTAAAGAGATGCAAACTACTTATTAGAAAGCACAAATTCAAAGAGCTAGCTTTGAACAATAGCGTCGAAGCACTCGAATATTTACAGACCAAAGTATCGGAAATTATTGATCATAACGATGTGGAACAAACGAAAGAG TTTCAATTGTTAACATCCCTTCTATTCAGAGAACAAAACTCCTCGTTAGGAGAAGCCACAAATTCAAATAGTTCAGACGCCGTAttaggaaattttattagcatgGATACATCGTCGTTATGTTATTCGACTACGCGCGATATTCATAGTTTGAGAACTGAATTATACGATAAACTGATAGAATTTTTTCCTGAGTCATCGACACAACCCCGTGCTAATTTGATCGATCTTTTACCATTGTGA